The following proteins are co-located in the Imtechella halotolerans genome:
- a CDS encoding DoxX family protein → MNTPYHLGLALLRVGTSALMLTHGYGKFMKLFSGEEIQFMNFLGLGPTISLGLTALGEFIIPIIIIVGFKTRLMAIFPAITMFVAAFVAHAGDPLSQKEMSLLYLIMFTSIALLGGGKFSLDGVLQKNK, encoded by the coding sequence ATGAATACACCTTATCATTTAGGTCTTGCCCTTCTTAGAGTTGGCACTTCTGCACTCATGTTAACACATGGTTACGGAAAATTTATGAAGTTATTTTCAGGAGAAGAGATTCAATTTATGAATTTCTTAGGCTTGGGGCCCACTATTTCATTGGGACTTACTGCGCTGGGAGAATTTATTATCCCGATCATTATTATTGTAGGTTTTAAAACCCGATTAATGGCAATCTTTCCGGCAATTACAATGTTTGTAGCTGCTTTTGTGGCACATGCTGGAGATCCTTTGTCCCAAAAGGAAATGTCGTTATTGTACCTAATCATGTTTACATCTATTGCCCTATTAGGTGGGGGTAAATTCAGTTTAGATGGTGTCCTACAAAAAAACAAATAA
- a CDS encoding alpha-ketoacid dehydrogenase subunit alpha/beta — translation MQSKSVVSESISFQDFKEQVLHDYSIAVISRECSLLGRREVLTGKAKFGIFGDGKELPQLAMARAFRNGDFRSGYYRDQTFMMAIDKLTIEQFFAGLYAHTDIAHDPMSAGRQMGGHFATHSLDENGNWVNLTQQKNSSGDISPTAGQMPRLLGLAQASKIYRNVSGIQAENFSNNGNEVAWGTIGNASTSEGLFFETINAAGVLQVPMVMCVWDDEYGISVHAKYQTTKENISEILKGFQRDENQAGYEIITVEGWDYPALMDTFEKAGKIAREQHIPVLVHVLELTQPQGHSTSGSHERYKSKERLQWESEHDCNVKFRAWIIENGIATEDELSEIDKNAKKQVREGKKNAWDAFITPIKQEKNTLVTLLQSIIDDSSNKVFINKIKNDLIAIDEPTRKDIMSAARKTLRYTLREDITAVHQLKSWIKQQYQSIQPRYSSHLYSESALNPLHIKEVKPIYSDQSEVVDGRVVLRDNFDALFANYPEVLIFGEDSGNIGDVNQGLEGLQEKYGEFRVADAGIREATILGQGIGMAMRGLRPIAEIQYLDYILYALQIMSDDLATLHYRTAGKQKAPLIVRTRGHRLEGIWHAGSQMGGIINLLKGIYVLVPRNMTKAAGFYNTLLQGDQPALVVECLNGYRLKEKMPENLSEIRTPIGVVETVKEGSDITLVSYGSTLRIVEQVAKELMEVGIDAEVIDVQSLIPFDLNHDIVKSVAKTNRLLVIDEDVPGGASAYILQEIVEKQGAYEFLDSAPQTLAAQPHRPAYGTDGDYFSKPNAEDIFEKVYQIMHEASPSDFPKFM, via the coding sequence ATGCAATCAAAATCAGTTGTGTCAGAGTCTATTTCATTTCAAGATTTCAAAGAGCAAGTATTACACGATTATTCAATCGCCGTTATTAGTCGTGAATGTAGTTTATTAGGCCGAAGAGAAGTACTTACCGGTAAGGCTAAATTCGGAATTTTTGGAGATGGGAAAGAATTGCCTCAATTGGCTATGGCACGTGCATTCCGTAATGGAGATTTTCGCAGTGGTTATTATCGTGATCAAACCTTCATGATGGCTATTGACAAATTGACTATTGAACAATTTTTTGCAGGTTTATACGCGCATACTGATATCGCTCACGATCCAATGAGTGCTGGCCGCCAAATGGGGGGACATTTTGCAACTCATAGTCTTGATGAAAACGGAAATTGGGTAAATCTAACACAACAAAAAAATAGTAGTGGTGACATTTCTCCTACTGCCGGACAAATGCCTCGTCTTCTGGGATTAGCTCAAGCCTCAAAAATCTATAGAAATGTGTCGGGCATTCAGGCCGAGAACTTTTCAAATAACGGTAATGAAGTAGCATGGGGCACTATAGGAAACGCAAGTACCAGTGAAGGTCTATTTTTTGAGACCATTAATGCAGCTGGCGTATTGCAAGTACCAATGGTGATGTGTGTTTGGGATGATGAGTATGGAATCTCAGTACATGCCAAATACCAAACAACCAAAGAAAATATTTCTGAAATTCTTAAAGGCTTCCAACGTGATGAAAATCAAGCCGGATATGAAATCATAACTGTTGAAGGGTGGGATTATCCAGCCTTAATGGACACTTTTGAAAAGGCAGGAAAAATTGCTCGTGAACAACATATCCCAGTGTTGGTTCATGTTCTTGAACTAACACAGCCTCAAGGACATTCTACTTCGGGGTCACATGAACGTTACAAGAGCAAGGAACGTTTACAATGGGAAAGTGAACATGATTGTAATGTAAAATTCCGTGCTTGGATTATCGAAAATGGCATCGCTACTGAAGATGAACTTTCAGAAATAGATAAAAACGCAAAAAAGCAAGTTCGTGAAGGAAAGAAAAATGCATGGGATGCATTTATTACTCCTATAAAACAAGAAAAAAATACTCTTGTAACGCTATTACAATCGATCATTGATGACAGTAGCAACAAAGTGTTCATTAATAAAATTAAAAACGACTTAATTGCGATAGATGAGCCTACTCGTAAGGATATTATGTCTGCAGCCCGTAAAACACTTAGATATACATTACGAGAAGATATCACTGCAGTACATCAATTAAAGAGTTGGATAAAGCAGCAATACCAAAGTATTCAACCTAGATATAGTTCTCACCTTTACAGTGAATCTGCGTTGAATCCTTTACACATCAAGGAGGTAAAGCCTATCTATTCGGACCAAAGCGAAGTGGTTGACGGACGTGTTGTGCTTCGCGATAATTTTGATGCTCTTTTTGCTAACTATCCTGAAGTATTGATTTTTGGGGAAGATAGTGGGAACATTGGAGATGTTAACCAAGGTCTTGAAGGTCTGCAAGAAAAATATGGTGAGTTTCGTGTGGCCGATGCTGGTATCCGTGAAGCCACTATCCTAGGACAAGGAATTGGAATGGCGATGAGAGGTCTGCGCCCCATTGCTGAAATTCAATATCTTGACTATATTCTATATGCCTTACAAATAATGAGTGATGATTTAGCAACACTACATTATCGCACGGCCGGAAAACAAAAGGCACCTTTAATTGTAAGAACACGTGGACACCGTCTTGAAGGAATCTGGCATGCCGGATCACAGATGGGAGGAATTATAAATCTATTAAAAGGGATTTATGTTCTTGTACCTAGAAATATGACAAAAGCTGCTGGATTTTACAATACCCTACTGCAAGGAGATCAACCAGCACTGGTAGTTGAGTGTTTAAATGGGTATAGACTTAAAGAAAAAATGCCTGAAAATCTGAGTGAAATCCGTACTCCTATAGGTGTTGTTGAAACCGTGAAAGAAGGGTCTGATATTACCTTGGTATCGTATGGTTCTACCCTTCGTATCGTTGAGCAAGTTGCAAAGGAGCTCATGGAAGTTGGAATTGATGCTGAAGTTATTGATGTTCAGTCTTTGATTCCATTTGATCTTAATCACGATATTGTAAAGAGTGTAGCTAAGACGAATCGTCTTCTGGTAATCGATGAAGATGTTCCAGGAGGGGCCTCAGCCTATATATTACAAGAAATTGTAGAAAAACAAGGAGCTTATGAGTTCTTGGATAGTGCTCCACAGACACTAGCTGCACAACCACACCGTCCTGCTTATGGGACGGATGGAGATTATTTCTCAAAACCGAATGCAGAAGATATTTTTGAAAAAGTGTATCAAATAATGCATGAGGCTTCGCCTTCAGATTTCCCTAAGTTCATGTAA
- a CDS encoding metalloprotease yields MKPTLVIAVFLCVVAPLFAQHKNHITATLIPEEHIINVQQEITFFNSSKEALNQLYIQDWNNAFSNKNTPLAQRFSEEFDKSLLFAKDNERGHTKIIGFSDANNALLSWKRLKSKDLLQVQLNFPIHPGQSYTLRISYAVKIPHERFTRYGFNEEGNYYLKNWHLVPAVYDGQWHLYSHLDLDDLYTPPSALKVTFNHPSYLQLYSDQDSIEVTQFGDYTHSRLTYHHRKEAVIILRKNPSFTTIGNQEVLFTTDLEAKNFDETSKVVAIKRVLEFLKQQLGSYPHKQLLITETDYKKYPLYGINQLPSFIRPFPENFQYEMKLLKTTLTQYLENNFDIDLRKERWILDAMQMYLIQIYVETYYPDMKFTGNLSKLWGIRSYNFAQMDYNDQYPYLFMLMARKNIDQPLSMPQDSLVKFNAKIANKYKAGAGLMYVRNYLESPTVDSVLKDFYQNYTLKKITVDDFRSSFEEKAEKDISWFFDTYANTRKKIDFKISKITRSQDSIYVTIKNKTHANVPISLFTLKNDSIQAKNWYTNIPKQQTISLPNTHPNKLVLNYDKIIPEYNQRDNWKSLNGIIFNHRPLQIRAFKDVENPYYNQLFHIPIVYYNYYDGITPGARFYNKSFLEKPFIYDIRPSYGLNSGKLVGAGSLLYRHYRRDSRNYLNTFSLSGSYFHYKPGYSYSTITPAVRFTFRPDDYRSNKRSILLFRNVNVFREVDETSTTEEPNYSVFNTRFVSTQNTVENFLSYSGDFQLSQKFSKLAFTLEYRKLFQNNRQLNLRFFYGKFLHNNTNSDFFSFALDRPTDYLFDLQYLGRSENSGIYSQQIIISEGGFKSKLDNPLANDWMATVNGSTNLWKWIEIYGDAGLLKNSQNDSQFVYDAGIRLNLVTDYFELYFPMYSNNGWEVDDARYAEKIRFIVTLSPRTLLGLFTRKWF; encoded by the coding sequence TTGAAGCCTACCTTAGTAATAGCCGTATTTTTATGCGTTGTGGCACCTCTTTTTGCCCAACATAAAAACCATATTACAGCCACTCTTATTCCAGAGGAGCATATCATTAACGTACAACAAGAAATCACTTTTTTTAATTCATCAAAAGAGGCACTAAACCAGTTATATATTCAGGATTGGAACAATGCATTTTCGAATAAAAACACCCCGCTTGCCCAACGGTTTTCTGAAGAGTTTGATAAATCATTATTGTTCGCTAAAGATAATGAACGAGGGCATACAAAAATTATAGGTTTTTCGGATGCTAATAATGCACTACTAAGTTGGAAGCGTTTAAAATCAAAGGATCTATTGCAGGTACAATTGAATTTCCCAATTCATCCAGGTCAATCCTACACCCTACGCATTTCGTATGCAGTAAAAATACCTCATGAACGTTTTACCAGGTATGGGTTTAATGAGGAGGGTAATTATTACCTTAAGAACTGGCATTTAGTACCGGCTGTTTATGATGGTCAGTGGCATTTATATAGTCATCTGGACTTAGATGATTTATACACACCTCCATCAGCACTTAAAGTTACCTTTAACCACCCTTCCTATTTACAACTCTATAGTGATCAGGATTCCATTGAAGTCACTCAATTTGGCGATTATACACATAGTCGACTTACTTATCACCACAGGAAAGAAGCTGTAATAATTTTAAGAAAGAACCCTTCTTTTACTACAATAGGAAATCAGGAGGTTTTATTTACTACAGATTTGGAAGCTAAAAATTTTGACGAGACTTCTAAAGTTGTAGCCATTAAAAGAGTTCTTGAATTTCTAAAACAACAGTTAGGAAGCTACCCGCATAAACAATTATTGATTACAGAAACAGACTATAAAAAATATCCTCTATATGGAATTAATCAGCTACCATCATTTATAAGACCGTTCCCTGAGAATTTTCAATATGAAATGAAACTCTTAAAAACAACGCTGACCCAATACCTTGAAAATAATTTCGATATAGATTTACGCAAAGAGCGATGGATTCTGGATGCAATGCAAATGTATTTGATTCAGATCTATGTAGAGACCTATTACCCTGATATGAAATTTACTGGTAACTTGTCTAAACTCTGGGGAATACGAAGTTATAATTTTGCTCAAATGGACTATAATGATCAATATCCATATTTGTTTATGCTTATGGCACGCAAAAATATTGATCAACCCCTTAGTATGCCACAAGATTCATTAGTGAAATTTAATGCGAAAATTGCTAATAAATATAAGGCAGGTGCGGGATTGATGTATGTGCGGAATTATTTAGAATCACCTACCGTGGATAGTGTGTTGAAGGATTTTTATCAAAACTATACCTTAAAAAAAATCACAGTAGATGATTTTAGATCTAGCTTTGAAGAAAAGGCAGAAAAGGATATTTCTTGGTTTTTTGACACCTATGCAAATACACGAAAAAAAATAGATTTTAAAATTTCTAAAATCACCCGTTCACAGGACTCCATTTATGTAACCATTAAGAATAAGACCCATGCCAATGTGCCCATTTCTTTATTTACCTTGAAGAATGACAGCATACAAGCCAAAAATTGGTACACTAATATACCCAAGCAACAAACTATTTCACTTCCCAACACACATCCAAATAAGTTAGTCTTAAATTACGATAAAATAATTCCAGAGTATAATCAACGTGATAACTGGAAATCTCTTAATGGTATTATATTTAACCATAGACCACTTCAAATTAGAGCCTTTAAGGATGTTGAAAATCCTTATTACAACCAACTATTTCATATACCTATTGTGTATTATAACTATTATGATGGGATCACCCCAGGAGCTAGATTTTATAATAAATCTTTCCTGGAAAAACCATTTATTTATGACATTCGTCCTTCTTATGGTCTAAATTCAGGGAAATTGGTTGGTGCTGGGTCGTTGCTTTACAGACATTATAGACGAGATAGTAGGAATTACCTAAATACCTTCTCTCTTTCCGGCTCCTATTTTCACTACAAACCTGGGTATTCCTATTCCACTATTACCCCAGCCGTGCGATTTACCTTTAGACCAGATGATTACCGTTCAAACAAACGATCGATTCTTCTATTTAGGAATGTAAATGTTTTTAGAGAAGTTGATGAAACTAGTACCACTGAAGAGCCTAATTACAGTGTATTTAATACTCGATTTGTGAGTACTCAAAATACCGTGGAGAATTTTTTATCCTATTCAGGAGATTTTCAGCTATCTCAAAAGTTTTCCAAACTAGCCTTTACCCTGGAGTACAGAAAGCTTTTTCAAAATAATCGCCAATTAAACCTGCGGTTCTTTTATGGAAAGTTCCTGCATAATAATACAAATTCTGATTTTTTCAGTTTTGCTTTAGATAGGCCTACGGATTACCTATTCGATTTACAATATTTGGGTCGATCTGAAAATAGCGGAATTTATAGTCAACAAATTATTATTTCAGAAGGAGGTTTTAAATCAAAACTTGATAACCCTCTAGCAAATGATTGGATGGCAACTGTAAATGGAAGTACTAATTTATGGAAGTGGATCGAGATATACGGTGATGCAGGTTTATTAAAAAACTCTCAAAATGATTCCCAATTTGTGTATGATGCCGGAATTCGACTCAACCTTGTTACAGACTACTTTGAGCTTTATTTTCCTATGTATTCAAATAATGGATGGGAAGTTGATGATGCGCGTTATGCAGAAAAAATCCGATTTATTGTAACACTAAGTCCAAGGACCTTATTAGGCTTATTTACACGTAAATGGTTCTAA
- a CDS encoding LOG family protein: protein MRKEPHTKGWNEIKTNDSWAIFKIMGEFVNGFEKMSAIGPCVSIFGSARTKPDHEYYKLAERIAKKIVEAGYGVITGGGPGIMEAGNKGAHLGGGTSVGLNIELPFEQHDNPYIDHDKNLNFDYFFVRKVMFVKYSQGFVVMPGGFGTLDELFEAITLIQTNKIAKFPIILVGKDFWGGLFDWIKATLLEKYHNVSPGDLDLIKIVDTEEEVIDVLDSFYKKYNLSPNF, encoded by the coding sequence ATGAGAAAAGAACCGCATACTAAAGGTTGGAATGAAATAAAAACCAACGACTCCTGGGCGATTTTTAAAATCATGGGAGAATTTGTGAATGGATTTGAAAAAATGAGTGCCATTGGCCCTTGCGTTTCTATTTTTGGTTCCGCAAGAACAAAACCAGATCATGAATATTATAAGTTAGCTGAAAGAATTGCCAAAAAAATTGTGGAAGCTGGCTATGGCGTAATAACTGGTGGCGGCCCTGGAATTATGGAAGCTGGTAATAAAGGAGCCCATTTAGGAGGAGGAACTTCTGTAGGCCTAAACATTGAGTTGCCATTTGAACAGCATGATAATCCCTATATAGACCACGATAAAAACTTAAATTTTGATTACTTTTTTGTACGTAAGGTAATGTTTGTAAAATACTCACAAGGGTTTGTGGTAATGCCAGGTGGATTTGGAACCTTGGATGAACTTTTTGAAGCCATTACACTTATCCAAACCAATAAGATTGCAAAATTCCCAATTATACTAGTTGGAAAGGATTTTTGGGGAGGTTTATTCGATTGGATAAAGGCAACATTACTTGAAAAGTATCATAATGTAAGTCCTGGGGATTTAGATTTAATTAAGATTGTTGACACAGAAGAGGAAGTAATTGATGTACTAGACAGCTTTTATAAGAAATACAATTTAAGCCCCAATTTTTAA
- the uvrA gene encoding excinuclease ABC subunit UvrA, translating to MSAYDENIEVQGARVHNLKNIDVTIPREKLVVITGLSGSGKSSLAFDTIYAEGQRRYIETFSAYARQFLGGLERPDVDKIDGLSPVIAIEQKTTSKSPRSTVGTITEIYDFLRLLFARAADAYSYNTGEKMVSYSDSQIKELILEEYRDKRIVVLAPVIKSRKGHYRELFEQISKQGFVKVRVDGELVDLEKGMRVDRYKNHDIEIVIDRLKIDEASETEKRLMETINTAMYHGDDVLMVLDYESGETRYFSRNLMCPTTGISYPNPEPNTFSFNSPKGMCSHCNGLGKVYEVNTSKIFPNTNLSIKNGGIAPIGEYKNSWIFKQLEIIAQRFDFKLTDAIKDIPQEAIDMILHGGNEKFSIASKTLGITRDYKIDFEGILNFITNQFSESNSASIKRWAKDFMDKNKCPECEGSRLKKEALYYRINEKNIAELAHSDITDLVQWFKELPGHLSEKQQAIASEILKEINARLQFLLDVGLEYLSLNRSSKSLSGGEAQRIRLATQIGSQLVGVLYILDEPSIGLHQRDNERLILSLESLRDIGNSVIVVEHDKDMIERADHVIDIGPKAGRHGGEIISQGTPEEVKKHHTLTADYLSGVRKIEVPVHRRSGNGHQLSLSGCTGNNLKNVSVTFPLGKMIGVTGVSGSGKSTLINETLYPILNAHFFNAVKKPMPYKEIKGLEHIDKVIDINQSPIGRTPRSNPATYTGVFSEIRTLFTKTPEAMIRGYKAGRFSFNVKGGRCETCEGGGLRVIEMNFLPDVYVECETCQGKRFNRETLEIRYKGKSISDVLNMTINESVEFFENIPKIYRKLKTIQDVGLGYITLGQQSTTLSGGEAQRIKLATELSKRDTGNTFYILDEPTTGLHFEDIRVLMQVLNELTDKGNTVLIIEHNLDVIKMVDYIIDVGYEGGKGGGTIVTYGTPEEVAEHPKSYTARFLKKELE from the coding sequence ATGAGTGCATACGACGAGAATATAGAAGTGCAAGGTGCACGGGTGCACAATCTTAAAAATATAGATGTTACTATACCTAGAGAAAAGTTAGTGGTAATAACGGGACTTTCTGGAAGCGGTAAGTCTTCACTCGCTTTTGACACTATTTATGCTGAAGGACAACGCAGGTATATAGAAACTTTTTCTGCTTATGCCAGACAGTTCTTAGGCGGATTGGAACGTCCCGATGTAGATAAGATTGATGGACTATCACCTGTAATTGCTATAGAACAAAAGACTACTTCAAAATCACCTAGATCGACGGTAGGAACTATTACAGAAATTTATGATTTTCTAAGACTACTTTTTGCTAGAGCGGCAGATGCCTACAGTTATAATACTGGAGAGAAAATGGTAAGCTATAGTGATTCTCAAATCAAAGAATTAATACTTGAAGAGTATAGAGATAAACGAATAGTAGTATTGGCTCCAGTCATTAAATCAAGGAAAGGGCATTATCGTGAACTATTTGAGCAAATTTCTAAACAAGGGTTTGTAAAGGTTCGTGTAGATGGTGAACTTGTAGATCTGGAAAAAGGAATGCGTGTAGATCGCTATAAGAATCACGATATTGAGATTGTAATTGATCGTCTAAAAATAGATGAAGCTTCTGAAACAGAAAAGAGGCTTATGGAAACCATAAATACAGCTATGTATCATGGTGATGATGTATTGATGGTGTTGGATTATGAATCAGGCGAAACCAGATATTTTAGTCGAAATTTAATGTGCCCTACAACTGGTATTTCTTATCCAAATCCGGAACCAAATACATTTTCGTTCAATTCGCCAAAGGGAATGTGTAGTCATTGTAATGGGCTTGGAAAAGTGTATGAGGTAAATACTTCTAAAATCTTTCCAAATACTAATCTATCCATTAAAAATGGGGGTATTGCACCAATTGGTGAATACAAGAATTCATGGATATTTAAACAATTAGAGATCATCGCTCAACGATTTGATTTCAAGTTAACTGATGCTATTAAGGACATACCACAAGAGGCAATAGATATGATCCTACATGGTGGAAATGAAAAATTTTCCATAGCTTCTAAAACTCTTGGAATAACTCGTGATTATAAAATTGATTTTGAAGGAATACTTAACTTTATTACAAATCAATTTTCTGAAAGTAATTCTGCGTCGATAAAAAGGTGGGCCAAAGACTTTATGGATAAGAATAAATGTCCGGAGTGTGAAGGTTCTCGCTTAAAAAAAGAGGCTCTGTATTATAGAATTAATGAAAAAAACATAGCTGAATTAGCTCATAGTGATATTACTGATTTAGTACAATGGTTTAAAGAGCTTCCTGGTCATCTTTCTGAAAAACAACAGGCAATTGCATCTGAAATTCTAAAAGAGATTAATGCTCGTCTTCAATTTTTATTAGATGTAGGACTTGAGTATTTATCCCTTAATAGAAGCTCAAAATCACTTTCGGGAGGTGAGGCACAACGGATTCGGCTTGCTACTCAAATTGGCTCTCAATTGGTAGGTGTGCTTTACATTTTGGATGAGCCCAGTATAGGACTTCACCAACGTGATAACGAGCGACTCATCTTATCTCTAGAGTCATTACGAGACATTGGTAACTCAGTGATTGTGGTAGAGCATGATAAGGATATGATTGAACGCGCAGATCATGTGATTGATATTGGGCCTAAGGCTGGCCGACACGGTGGTGAAATTATTTCACAGGGTACCCCAGAGGAGGTAAAAAAACATCATACACTTACTGCTGATTATTTAAGTGGCGTTCGCAAAATTGAAGTTCCTGTTCATAGACGTTCAGGAAATGGTCATCAGCTATCCCTTAGTGGTTGTACCGGTAATAACCTTAAGAATGTTTCAGTTACATTTCCTTTAGGAAAAATGATAGGTGTAACAGGTGTTTCAGGAAGTGGTAAATCAACCTTAATTAACGAGACCCTTTACCCTATTCTCAATGCGCATTTTTTTAATGCAGTGAAGAAGCCAATGCCTTATAAAGAAATAAAAGGCCTTGAACATATCGATAAGGTGATCGACATTAATCAATCACCCATTGGACGTACACCACGATCAAATCCAGCTACGTATACGGGTGTTTTTAGTGAAATACGAACGCTTTTTACCAAAACACCAGAAGCCATGATTCGTGGTTACAAAGCTGGACGATTTAGTTTTAATGTCAAAGGAGGACGTTGTGAAACCTGTGAAGGTGGAGGACTTAGAGTAATTGAAATGAATTTTTTACCTGATGTTTATGTTGAATGTGAAACCTGTCAAGGAAAACGCTTTAACAGAGAAACCCTAGAAATTCGTTATAAGGGGAAGTCAATATCCGATGTCCTAAACATGACTATTAATGAATCCGTGGAATTTTTTGAAAATATTCCTAAAATCTATCGAAAACTTAAGACCATACAAGATGTGGGTCTTGGATATATAACCTTAGGCCAACAATCTACAACACTTTCTGGAGGAGAAGCGCAGCGTATTAAACTAGCCACTGAATTATCCAAGCGCGATACAGGAAATACCTTCTATATACTCGATGAACCCACAACTGGACTTCATTTTGAAGATATTCGAGTTTTAATGCAAGTACTTAATGAATTGACTGATAAGGGAAATACTGTCTTAATTATCGAACATAACCTAGATGTAATTAAAATGGTAGACTATATTATAGATGTGGGTTATGAAGGAGGAAAAGGTGGAGGGACTATTGTCACCTATGGTACACCGGAGGAAGTGGCAGAACATCCCAAAAGTTACACCGCTCGTTTTTTGAAAAAGGAATTAGAATAA
- a CDS encoding toxin-antitoxin system YwqK family antitoxin, producing the protein MKKVTIFILMSVFTTLSIHGQTSTVTYENLFGKIRLKRSYTYMVTTDKISEDVYFVKRYLNNGELEPILFEELYVNAQGIKNGSYIKYESNGFKKQEGSYRNDKKEGIWTYYADNTPIREGQYEQDNRVGPWKNYYNFPNYTILQYKDGQLYGSFESKHKNGNLSYRAHYTNQGELDGANTSYYEDGKTIRIHRDYYLGKIHGIEKQYYQSGQLKLETKYTNGEIDGELKSFHENGQLAAVVTYQNNNIVNTLLYDEKGMSIPIDTNRTTVYQDSESIKEFKTKVQNKLNQFIQVNFKYPGTMQRIGAEARVFVNFEINSSGDLTILGMRSDQHPMFVEATKQLFSLLNEKFPFTYYNVEEKIRFTLPILYNLSD; encoded by the coding sequence ATGAAAAAGGTTACTATTTTTATTTTGATGAGTGTATTTACAACACTTTCCATTCATGGCCAAACATCTACAGTTACGTACGAGAACTTATTTGGAAAAATAAGATTAAAACGTTCATATACCTATATGGTTACTACTGATAAAATCAGTGAGGATGTGTATTTTGTAAAACGATATTTAAACAATGGAGAATTGGAGCCTATTTTATTTGAAGAATTGTATGTAAATGCTCAAGGCATTAAAAATGGATCCTATATAAAATACGAATCTAATGGGTTTAAAAAACAAGAAGGTTCCTATCGCAATGATAAAAAAGAAGGAATTTGGACCTATTATGCTGATAATACCCCCATTAGAGAAGGACAGTATGAACAGGACAACAGAGTTGGTCCGTGGAAAAATTATTACAACTTCCCGAATTACACTATCTTACAGTATAAGGATGGACAATTATACGGTTCCTTTGAATCAAAACATAAAAATGGGAATCTATCCTATCGGGCGCATTATACCAATCAAGGTGAATTAGATGGTGCTAATACTAGCTATTATGAAGACGGAAAAACGATTCGAATACATAGAGATTACTATTTGGGTAAAATACATGGAATAGAAAAGCAGTATTATCAAAGTGGTCAACTCAAACTGGAAACTAAGTATACCAATGGTGAAATTGACGGAGAACTAAAATCATTTCACGAAAATGGACAATTAGCTGCTGTAGTAACTTATCAAAATAACAATATCGTTAACACCTTACTTTATGACGAGAAGGGAATGAGCATTCCTATAGATACAAATAGGACTACCGTATATCAGGATAGTGAAAGTATTAAAGAATTCAAAACTAAAGTTCAAAACAAATTGAATCAGTTTATTCAAGTAAATTTCAAATATCCTGGTACGATGCAACGTATTGGTGCCGAAGCCAGAGTATTCGTCAACTTTGAAATAAATTCTAGTGGAGATCTTACCATTCTAGGGATGCGTTCGGATCAGCATCCGATGTTTGTTGAGGCCACAAAACAATTGTTTTCATTATTAAATGAAAAATTTCCATTTACGTATTATAATGTAGAAGAGAAAATAAGATTTACACTTCCTATTTTATATAATTTAAGCGATTAA